In Humulus lupulus chromosome 6, drHumLupu1.1, whole genome shotgun sequence, a single genomic region encodes these proteins:
- the LOC133782267 gene encoding protein EMSY-LIKE 4-like isoform X3, with product MYFLQEKESLITELRKELRLSNEEHRELLGRVNADDIIKRIREWRQAGGAQAGMPSTSQAAHDPTPSPTVSASRKKPKVSQSVASQSFGGPSPSFHPQAVAGPHQPSSSTAKRGSVPGAKGKKQKPGLPGSSSMKQYPSSGPTGRGQVVNRVASGNVVSEHAEGATIDSLIGKKVRTRWPDDNNFYEAVITDYNAAEGRHALVYDIGSANETWEWVDLSEISPEDIQWVDEDTVVSHRGGYGGPGHGINRPVGRDTVPGAGRGRGATKGQPRKEFLPSQNGIGKKMPDEIKILNTDSLIKEVERVFGSNHPDPLEIEKAKKVLKDHERALIDAIGKIADISDGESDEGAHQFLHGQSMD from the exons ATGTATTTTCTTCAGGAAAAAGAAAGTTTAATAACTGAGCTAAGAAAAGAGTTGAGATTATCTAATGAGGAACACAGAGAGCTTCTAGGACGAGTTAATGCAGACGACATCATAAAGAGAATAAG GGAGTGGAGACAAGCGGGTGGAGCTCAAGCTGGTATGCCCAGCACAAGTCAAGCTGCTCATGATCCAACACCTAGCCCCACAGTCTCTGCATCTCGCAAGAAGCCAAAAGTCTCCCAGTCAGTAGCTTCTCAATCCTTTGGGGGGCCATCTCCATCATTTCACCCACAGGCAGTAGCTGGACCCCACCAACCGTCTTCATCCACTGCAAAACGAGGATCTGTTCCAGGAGCAAAGGGAAAGAAACAGAAACCT gGATTACCCGGTTCATCGTCAATGAAGCAATACCCTTCCTCTGGTCCAACTGGAAGGGGTCAAGTTGTTAATAGAGTTGCTTCTGGTAATGTTGTAAGTGAACATGCTGAAGGAGCAACAATAGATTCATTAATAGGGAAGAAAGTGAGAACAAGGTGGCCTGATGATAACAACTTTTATGAAGCTGTTATAACTGACTATAATGCTGCTGAG GGAAGGCATGCTTTAGTCTACGATATCGGTTCTGCTAATGAGACATGGGAGTGGGTTGATCTCTCAGAG ATATCCCCTGAAGATATTCAATGGGTAGACGAGGACACTGTGGTCTCTCATCGCGGAGGCTATGGTGGACCTGGTCATGGGATCAATAGACCTGTAGGTCGTGATACTGTTCCAGGTGCTGGAAGAGGTAGAGGTGCTACAAAAGGTCAACCAAGAAAAGAATTTTTGCCATCACAAAATGGCATTGGAAAGAAAATGCCAGATGAGATAAAAATACTCAACACAGATAGTTTAATTAAGGAG GTGGAGAGGGTCTTTGGTTCAAATCATCCGGATCCACTTGAAATTGAGAAAGCAAAGAAAGTTTTGAAG GACCATGAACGAGCTCTTATTGATGCAATTGGAAAGATTGCGGATATTTCCGATGGTGAAAGTG ATGAAGGTGCACACCAGTTCTTGCATGGACAATCCATGGACTGA
- the LOC133782267 gene encoding protein EMSY-LIKE 4-like isoform X2, whose product MGSLPYSRMYGETDMEAQIHQLEQEAYSSVLRAFKAQADLITWEKESLITELRKELRLSNEEHRELLGRVNADDIIKRIREWRQAGGAQAGMPSTSQAAHDPTPSPTVSASRKKPKVSQSVASQSFGGPSPSFHPQAVAGPHQPSSSTAKRGSVPGAKGKKQKPGLPGSSSMKQYPSSGPTGRGQVVNRVASGNVVSEHAEGATIDSLIGKKVRTRWPDDNNFYEAVITDYNAAEGRHALVYDIGSANETWEWVDLSEISPEDIQWVDEDTVVSHRGGYGGPGHGINRPVGRDTVPGAGRGRGATKGQPRKEFLPSQNGIGKKMPDEIKILNTDSLIKEVERVFGSNHPDPLEIEKAKKVLKDHERALIDAIGKIADISDGESDEGAHQFLHGQSMD is encoded by the exons ATGGGCTCTCTCCCATACTCTAGGATGTATGGTGAAACTGACATGGAGGCCCAGATTCACCAGCTTGAGCAAGAAGCATACAGTTCGGTTCTAAGAGCCTTTAAAGCTCAAGCTGATCTCATTACTTGG GAAAAAGAAAGTTTAATAACTGAGCTAAGAAAAGAGTTGAGATTATCTAATGAGGAACACAGAGAGCTTCTAGGACGAGTTAATGCAGACGACATCATAAAGAGAATAAG GGAGTGGAGACAAGCGGGTGGAGCTCAAGCTGGTATGCCCAGCACAAGTCAAGCTGCTCATGATCCAACACCTAGCCCCACAGTCTCTGCATCTCGCAAGAAGCCAAAAGTCTCCCAGTCAGTAGCTTCTCAATCCTTTGGGGGGCCATCTCCATCATTTCACCCACAGGCAGTAGCTGGACCCCACCAACCGTCTTCATCCACTGCAAAACGAGGATCTGTTCCAGGAGCAAAGGGAAAGAAACAGAAACCT gGATTACCCGGTTCATCGTCAATGAAGCAATACCCTTCCTCTGGTCCAACTGGAAGGGGTCAAGTTGTTAATAGAGTTGCTTCTGGTAATGTTGTAAGTGAACATGCTGAAGGAGCAACAATAGATTCATTAATAGGGAAGAAAGTGAGAACAAGGTGGCCTGATGATAACAACTTTTATGAAGCTGTTATAACTGACTATAATGCTGCTGAG GGAAGGCATGCTTTAGTCTACGATATCGGTTCTGCTAATGAGACATGGGAGTGGGTTGATCTCTCAGAG ATATCCCCTGAAGATATTCAATGGGTAGACGAGGACACTGTGGTCTCTCATCGCGGAGGCTATGGTGGACCTGGTCATGGGATCAATAGACCTGTAGGTCGTGATACTGTTCCAGGTGCTGGAAGAGGTAGAGGTGCTACAAAAGGTCAACCAAGAAAAGAATTTTTGCCATCACAAAATGGCATTGGAAAGAAAATGCCAGATGAGATAAAAATACTCAACACAGATAGTTTAATTAAGGAG GTGGAGAGGGTCTTTGGTTCAAATCATCCGGATCCACTTGAAATTGAGAAAGCAAAGAAAGTTTTGAAG GACCATGAACGAGCTCTTATTGATGCAATTGGAAAGATTGCGGATATTTCCGATGGTGAAAGTG ATGAAGGTGCACACCAGTTCTTGCATGGACAATCCATGGACTGA
- the LOC133782267 gene encoding protein EMSY-LIKE 3-like isoform X1, with protein MDYEPYDSSGTDDDLPPSHQNRIPRAGRVAGNGRSAMGSLPYSRMYGETDMEAQIHQLEQEAYSSVLRAFKAQADLITWEKESLITELRKELRLSNEEHRELLGRVNADDIIKRIREWRQAGGAQAGMPSTSQAAHDPTPSPTVSASRKKPKVSQSVASQSFGGPSPSFHPQAVAGPHQPSSSTAKRGSVPGAKGKKQKPGLPGSSSMKQYPSSGPTGRGQVVNRVASGNVVSEHAEGATIDSLIGKKVRTRWPDDNNFYEAVITDYNAAEGRHALVYDIGSANETWEWVDLSEISPEDIQWVDEDTVVSHRGGYGGPGHGINRPVGRDTVPGAGRGRGATKGQPRKEFLPSQNGIGKKMPDEIKILNTDSLIKEVERVFGSNHPDPLEIEKAKKVLKDHERALIDAIGKIADISDGESDEGAHQFLHGQSMD; from the exons ATGGACTACGAGCCCTACGATAGCAGTG GAACTGATGATGATCTTCCTCCATCACATCAAAACAGAATCCCTAGAGCAGGTCGTGTTGCAGGGAATGGAAGATCTGCTATGGGCTCTCTCCCATACTCTAGGATGTATGGTGAAACTGACATGGAGGCCCAGATTCACCAGCTTGAGCAAGAAGCATACAGTTCGGTTCTAAGAGCCTTTAAAGCTCAAGCTGATCTCATTACTTGG GAAAAAGAAAGTTTAATAACTGAGCTAAGAAAAGAGTTGAGATTATCTAATGAGGAACACAGAGAGCTTCTAGGACGAGTTAATGCAGACGACATCATAAAGAGAATAAG GGAGTGGAGACAAGCGGGTGGAGCTCAAGCTGGTATGCCCAGCACAAGTCAAGCTGCTCATGATCCAACACCTAGCCCCACAGTCTCTGCATCTCGCAAGAAGCCAAAAGTCTCCCAGTCAGTAGCTTCTCAATCCTTTGGGGGGCCATCTCCATCATTTCACCCACAGGCAGTAGCTGGACCCCACCAACCGTCTTCATCCACTGCAAAACGAGGATCTGTTCCAGGAGCAAAGGGAAAGAAACAGAAACCT gGATTACCCGGTTCATCGTCAATGAAGCAATACCCTTCCTCTGGTCCAACTGGAAGGGGTCAAGTTGTTAATAGAGTTGCTTCTGGTAATGTTGTAAGTGAACATGCTGAAGGAGCAACAATAGATTCATTAATAGGGAAGAAAGTGAGAACAAGGTGGCCTGATGATAACAACTTTTATGAAGCTGTTATAACTGACTATAATGCTGCTGAG GGAAGGCATGCTTTAGTCTACGATATCGGTTCTGCTAATGAGACATGGGAGTGGGTTGATCTCTCAGAG ATATCCCCTGAAGATATTCAATGGGTAGACGAGGACACTGTGGTCTCTCATCGCGGAGGCTATGGTGGACCTGGTCATGGGATCAATAGACCTGTAGGTCGTGATACTGTTCCAGGTGCTGGAAGAGGTAGAGGTGCTACAAAAGGTCAACCAAGAAAAGAATTTTTGCCATCACAAAATGGCATTGGAAAGAAAATGCCAGATGAGATAAAAATACTCAACACAGATAGTTTAATTAAGGAG GTGGAGAGGGTCTTTGGTTCAAATCATCCGGATCCACTTGAAATTGAGAAAGCAAAGAAAGTTTTGAAG GACCATGAACGAGCTCTTATTGATGCAATTGGAAAGATTGCGGATATTTCCGATGGTGAAAGTG ATGAAGGTGCACACCAGTTCTTGCATGGACAATCCATGGACTGA